The Sorangiineae bacterium MSr11954 DNA segment TGGGTACGTCGTGGGCGCGGCCCCAGGGATCGACCACCGACGTGGTTCGGTCCATCCCCATTCGGGCGGTGCCGAGCTGGTGCCAGCCGGTCTCCCGGATCTGCGGGGCCACGAACGTTTTGTAGGCGCCCGCGGCCTCCAGCGATTCGCGGGCGCGCGCCACGTGAAAGTCCATCAAGCGGGTCGAGTTCTCGCTCACGCGGTACAGAATCTTCGGGGCGGGGATGCCATCCGTGTCGGTCAAGGTCGGGTCGAGCACCACCCGGTTCGACTCCTCGGGCAGATCTTCGGCCACGATGCCCCACATGGCCGAGTGCCCGAGCCGCGCGCGCACGTTTTCGTGAAAGCTCGGACCCCACACGGGGTTGGCGTGCCCCCATGGCCAATCGCGGGTGGCGCTGACGGGACCGCCGGTGGGCTGCAATCCCCACTTGGCGCCGCGCACGAAGCCGCGGCGCGCGTCGGTCTCGTAGAACTGCAAGGTGTAGATGTGCTGCCCCCACGGCCCTTGGGTGCTCTGCATGTTCTCCGAGAACAAGCCGGTCACCACGCCGAAGGGGTGGAGCATCAGCCGCCGCCCCACCATGCCCGACGCATTGGCGAGGCCCTCGCCGTGGCCGCGGGTGGCCGAGAGCAGCAAGAGGCGCGGCGTGCCGATGCCGTTGGCCGCCAGGATGATCACGTCCGCCCGGGTGATGTGCTCGCGCCCCTCGCGATCGATCCACACCGCGCCGTCGGCGAGGCCGCGCGCGTCGACCGCGATCTGCCGCACCCGCGCGCCCGTGATCAAGCGCACCCCCAGCTCCACCGCGCGCGGCCAGTGCGTGCGATCCGCGCTGCCCTTGGCGCCGTCGGCGCAGCCCCAGAGGCACGTCCCGCGCTGCACGCACGGCTTGAGCGCGCCGTAGGGGCGGGTGGCGATGGCGTTCGAGCCGGGCCACCAGTGCCACCCCAGCGCGTTGTGCGCGGCCGCGACCCTGCGGCCGATGCGGCCCATGGGAACGGGGGGCAGCGGCGGGCCCTCGCCCGGCGGAAAGGCCGGATCGCCGGCGAGCCCGGAGATGCCGAAGGCGCGCTCGACGCGCTCGTAGTACGGGCGCAGATCCTCGTAGGCGATGGGCCAATCGTCGGCCACGCCGTCGAGGGTGCGCACGCAAAAATCCGAGGGGAGGTTGCGGTGCCACTGCGCCGCGAAGATGACGGTGCCCCCGCCCACGGCGTTGTACTGCACCACGTCGATGTCCGACTCGGTGCCGTTGATCGGATAATCGGCGGGGAGCTTTCGCGTATTGGGGTTCCACCCCCAGTCCGCGCCGGCGTTGATCTCGAAGTCGGCGTGCGCCCCGCGCGCTTTGCGGTAGTCGGGCCAGTCCCCTTGCTCGAGCACCACCACCCGAAACCCCTCCTCGGCGAGGCGGGTCGCGGCCACGGCGCCCGCGGGGCCGGCCCCAATGATGCAAATGTCGGCGCGCTCTTGGTTCGTAGGCATCGTCCTCACGATCGAATCGTCATTCGTTCATTGGCAATCAATGCAAATCAACGCAAATTCATGCGCATCGATGCCGATCAATAGGGATATGCGACCGGCGTGCGCTGCACGCCAATCCACCTTCGCTCCGTGAACTCGTCCAGATTGGCGGCGCCGCCCGAGCGGCCGCCCATGCCGGAGGCGCCGGTGCCGCCGAAGGGCACGTGCGCCTCGTCGAGGCAGGTCGCGTCGTTGACGTGCACCATGCCCGAGCGGACCTGCTCGGCGAACGCCAAGCCGCGCATGACGTCGCCCGTGAAGACCGCGTTGGTGAGCCCGTAGCGGGTGCCGTTGGTGAGCGCGAGCGCCTCCGCCTCCGTGTCCACCACCACGACGGGCGCCACCGGACCGAACACCTCCTCGGTGTAGATCGGCATGGTGGGGGTGACCCCCGTGAGCACGGTGGGCCGCACGAAGAGGCCATCGTACGTCCCGCCCTCGGCGATGGTCGCGCCTTGCACCACCGACTCGGCCACCAGCTTCAGCGCGCGATCGCGCTGCACCTCGTTGATCATCGGCCCGAGCCCCACCTTGTCCGAGGAGGAGGGATCGCCCACCGCGATCGCCCGCGTGCGCGCCACCAGCGCCGCGGTGTAAGGTTCGGCCACCGCGCGCATCACGATATGCCGTCCGGCGGTGATGCACGTCTGCCCCTGATAGTGAAACGACGACCACGCGCCCACGGCGCTGGCAAGATCGACGTCGGCGTCGTCGAGCACCACGAAGGCGTTGTTGCCTCCGAGCTCCAGCGCGATCTTCTTGAGGAGCCCGCCGGCTACGCTGCCGATCCGCTGCCCCACGTCGTTCGAGCCGGTGAAGTGGATCATCGGCACGTCCGGGTGACGAACGAGCGCGTCGCCGATCTCCTCGCCCAGGCCCGGCAGCACCTGCAGCACGCCCGCGGGCAGCCCCGCGTCCTCGAAGAGCTCGGCCAGCAGATAACCGCCGGTGATGGGCGTGAGCTCCGCGGGCTTGAGGAGCACCGCGTTTCCGAGCGCCACCGCCGGCGCGACCGCGCGGAGCGCGAGCAGGAGCGGGAAGTTCCACGGCGTGATGATCCCCACCAACCCCACCGGCACCCGCTCCACGATGCTCAACTTGCCCGTGTTGCGCGAGGGCAAGACCTCCGCGCGCGGCGCGCTGCAGAGCGCCGCGGCCTCCTGGAGCTCATGGAGGCTCGCGTGGATTTCATGGTGCGCTTTGCCGCGGATCGAGCCCGTCTCGCGCACGATCCAATCGGCGAACTCCGAGGTGCGCTCCTCGAGCAGCCGCGCCACCCGGCGCAGCACGGCGGCGCGCACGTCGTATGCGGCGGCCGCCCATTTTCGTTGTGCACCATTTGCGAAGGACACCGCCGCGGCGAGATCGCGATCGGTCGCGAGGGCCTGCTGGCCGAGCTCGCGCTGCGTCGCCTTTTCGTAGGAGGCGAGCGTTTGATGGGAGCTCGCGGGGCGCCATTCGCCGCCGACGTAGAGCCTTCCGTTCCATCGCGTGGAGCTCATTGGCTTCCTCCTGACTGGGTCGAGCATGCCTTTGGGCACGCGATATAGGTAAGCGTTTACCCAGTACTGTCATTGCGATAGAACTGTCAAGCATGCTCGAAAAGGGCTGCGCTTGACCTGCAATCCTTCGCCGAATACGTTTTGAACCGGAAAGCGTTTTCCGGGAAATCGAAAGGGAAATGCGATGTCCACTGCGGTCCTGCGCGTTTTGATGAATGGAGTCACCGGCCGGATGGGCTACCGGCAACACCTGGTGCGTTCGGTGCTGGCCATCCGCGACCAAGGCGGGGTGCAGCTCGCCGATGGTTCGCGCGTTCGGCTCGAGCCCGTGCTCATCGGCCGCGACGCACGCAAGCTGCGCGCGATGGCCGAGCGCCACGGCATCGAGCGCTGGACGACGGATCCGAGCGAAGCCCTCGCCGCCTCGCGCGGTGCGATTTACTTCGATGGCCAGGTCACGCCGGCGCGCGAAGCCTCGATCCGCGCGGCCATCGCGGCGGGGATGCACATCTACACGGAGAAGCCGTCGGCCGATACGGCGGCGGGGGCGATGGCGCTCGCGCGGCTCGCGCGGGACGCCGGGGTGAAGAGCGGGGTGGTGCACGATAAGCTTTTCCTGCCGGGGCTCATCAAGCTGAAGCGGCTGGTGGACGGGGGCTTTTTCGGGCGCGTGCTCAGCCTGCGCGGCGAGTTCGGCTATTGGGTATTCGAAGGTGATTGGCAATCGGCGCAGCGCCCTAGTTGGAATTACCGGGCGGCCGAGGGCGGCGGGATCGTGTCCGACATGTTCTGCCATTGGTGCTACGTGCTCGAGCACCTCTTCGGGCCGGTGCGGGCGGTCATGGCCAAGGCGGTGACCCATATCCCGCACCGCTGGGACGAGCAGGGCCGCCCGTACGATGCCACGGCGCACGACGCGGCGTATGCCATCTTCGAGCTGGGCGGGGGCGCCATCGCGCAGATCAACTCGTCGTGGTGCGTGCGCGTGCACCGCGACGAGCTCCTGGAGCTGCAGGTCGACGGCACCGAGGGGAGCGCGGTGGCCGGGCTGCGCAGCTGCCGGGTGCAGCACCGCGCGACCACGCCGCGGCCCGTGTGGAACCCCGATGTGCCGGCGGCCGAGAAATTTCGCGAGGGCTGGCAAGAGGTGCCGGACAACGCGGAGTTCGACAACGCGTTCAAGGCGCAGTGGGAGCTCTTCGTGCGGCACGTGGTCGAGGACGCGCCGTATGCCTTCGATCTGTTCGCCGGCGCGCGCGGGGTGGCGCTCGCGGAGCTGGCCCTGCGCGCGTCGGCCGAGGGGCGGCGCATCGAGGTGCCCAACGAATCCCCCCCGACCCGGCCTTCGCTCGGATGGGACAGCGGCCGATGGCCCTCGCGCTGAACCTCCCGGCGGAGGACGGCGCGCGCGAGCGCTACGTGCTGCGCGAGCCCGTGGAGTGGCCCGTTCCATCGCGCCCGGCGCGCGCGCGGATCGCCTACGCGGCCGCCCATGTGGTGGCCGATCCCCGGGGCGACAACGCGCCGGGCGCGCCGGCGGCCATCGACTGGGATGCGACCTCGGCGTTCCGGCGCCACCTTTGGTCGTATGGATTGCGCGTCGCCGAGGCGATGGACACCGCCCAGCGCAACATGGGCCTCGGGTGGCCCCAGGCGCGCGATTTGATCCGGCGCAGCACCGCGGAGGCGCGCGCCCTGGGCGATCCGTACGAGCTCCTGGCGTGCGGGGCGGGGACGGACCAAGCCGCCGCGGATCTCGCGGATCGCGGCGCCGTCCTCCGTGCGTACATCGAACAAGTCGCGGTGGTGGAGGAGGCGGGCGCCCGCGTGATCCTGATGGCGAGCCGGCAGCTGGCGCGGCTCGCCCGAGGGCCGGACGACTACCACGCGGTGTACGGGGAGCTCCTGCGGCAGGCGCGGCGCCCGGTGATCCTGCACTGGCTGGGGGACATGTTCGATCCGGCGCTCGCGGGCTACTGGGGCTCGCGCGATCGCGGCCGCGCCACCGAGTCGTTTCTGGCGCTGGTTCGCGACCATGCGCCCAAGGTCGATGGCGTCAAGGTGTCGCTGCTCGACCGCGAGCACGAGGTGGCGCTCCGAGGTCGTTTGCCGGCCGGTGTGCGGCTCTACACGGGCGACGACTTTCACTACCCCGACTTGATCCGCGGCGACGAGGCGGGCCACAGCGATGCGCTCTTGGGCATCTTCGATGCGATCGCGCCGGCCGCCGCCGCGGCCTTGGCGGCGCTCGATGCGGGCGACGCCGAAGGTTACGCGGCCGCCTTCGGGCCCACGGTGCCGCTCGCGCGCCGCATCTTCGAGGCGCCGACGTACCACTACAAGACGGGGCTCGTGTTTCTCGCGTGGCTCTCCGGCCGCCAAGACGCCTTCGTCATGCTCCACGGTGCAGAGCGCGCGCGCTCGGCGCTGCACCTCGCGTCCGTCTTCCGCCTGGCCGACGCAGCGGGCCTCTTGCCCGATCCCGCGCTGGCCGCCCATCGCATGCGCGCCTTTCTGGCGACGTGCGGGGTGCCCGCGTGAGCGTCATGCACCCGACGCACCCCATGCACCCGACGCACCCCATGCACCCGACGCACCCCATGCACCCGACGCGCCCCATGCACGATGCACCGAGCGGCCGCCCCGCATCCATCGCGACGCCATCGCCAGGCGATCCGCGCATCGCCGACCTCTCGCTGAACCAATGGACGACGCGCCACTGGACGATGCCCGAGGCCATCGAAGGCTGCGCGCGCGCCGGAATCCCCGCCATCGGCGTATGGCGCGAGCCGTTGCAAGCGCACGGCGTTGCCGCCACCGCCAAGCATGTGCGCGACGCGGGCTTGCGCGTCTCGTCTTTGTGCCGGGGCGGCTTCTTCACGGCGCAGGAGGCCGCGCAACGCGCCGATGCGATGGCCGACAACCGCCGCGCGATCGACGAAGCCGCCGCGCTGGGCGCGCCTTGCCTGGTGCTCGTGGTGGGCGGCCTTCCGCCCGAGAGCCGCGATCTCGTCGCCGCCCGCCGCCGCGTCTCGGCCGCCCTGGCCGAGCTCGTGCCTTACGCGGCCGCCGCGGGTGTCCGCTTGGCGCTCGAGCCGCTCCACCCGATGTACTGCGCCGATCGCGCGGTGCTCTCGACCTTGGCGCAAGCCCTCGACATGGCCGAGTCGTTCCCCGCGGCGCACGTGGGCGTCGTGATCGACGCGTTCCACGTCTGGTGGGATCCGGAGCTCGCCGCCCACGTCGCGCGCGCGGGCGCTCGCATCGCCTCGTTTCAGGTCTGCGACTGGCTCGTGCCCGTGCCCTCCGACCTCTTGCTCGCCCGCGGCATGATGGGCGACGGCGTCATCGACCTTCGAGCGCTCCGCGCCGCGGTCATGGCCGCGGGCTACCGCGGCGACACGGAGGTCGAGATCTTCAACGCCGCGCTCTGGGCAACGCCGGGCGACGACGTCGTGGCCACGGTCGCGCGCCGCTACGTGGAGCACGTCGTGTAGCCCGCTCATCCTCGATCGCGCAGGGCCCTTCGCACCGTCTTGCGCAGCCAGGCGTGCGCCGGATCGCCGTCGAATCGGGGGTGCCAGGCTTGCGCGATGTTCACGGGATCGAGCACCAGCGGGATCTCGAGGATGCGCAGCTTCAAGATGGGGGCGACGTGCTTGGCGAGCACCCACGGGACCGGGACGATGTAGTCGCTCTCGGCGGCGACCCACGCGCCCGCGAGGAAGGCCGGGACCACGAGCTGCACCGTTCGCGTGAGGCCGAGCTCCTTCAAGCGCGCATCGATGGGGCCCGTGGTGAGCCCGCGGCGCGAGATGGCGACGTGCCCGGCGCCGGTCGCAAAGCGACGGGGCGTGAGGCGCTTGCTGGCCAGGGGGTGCCCTTCGCGGACGACGGCCACCATGCGGTCGTGGTACACGGTCTGCACCCGCAAATCGGCGTGCAGCTTGGTGTGGACGCCGACGTCGAGGTCGATCTCTCCGGAGCGCAGCATCTCCTCCCGGACGTAGTTGGGCCCTTCGGCGACGATGCGCAAGGTCACGTGCGGTGCCTGCGCGCGCACCAGCGCGTCGAGCGACCGCCCGAGGAGGACCGCCGAGTAGTCGTTCGCGTGGAGGGTGAAGATCCGAACGAGCGTCCCGAGGTCGAGCCGCTCGTTCGGGCGCAGGATGCTGCGGACCTCTTCGGCTGCGAGCCTCACCCGCTCGCGGAGCTCGAGGGCGCGGGGGGTCGGGAGCATCCGGTGGCCCGCGCGGACGAAGAGCGCATCGCCCGTCGCTTTGCGGAGGCGCGCGAGCGTGCGGCTCATGGCCGGCGCGCTGACATTCATCCGGCGCGCGGCGCCGAAGACGCTCTCCTCCCGGAGCAACGCGTCGAGGGACAAAACGAGGTTGGCGTCCACCAATTGCATGGTGTGCACTTTTAACATGAGCCAAATGCATTCGACGCATTTGGGGCGGGACCCTAGGTTTTCACCGCCATGACGACACCTTCGATGGCGGTGACGGCCGGAGATCCGGCCGCCGCGCCGCGCTCGCTCTTGCGCGCGCTTCTTCCGCTCTGCGCGTTCTTGTTCCTCTGCTATTCGACCATCGCCATCCCGCTACCGCTCCTCCCGGGGCAGGTCCACGACGTGCTCGGCTTCGACGCCTTGATGGTCGCGGTGGTCATCGGCATTCAATCCCTCGCCACCTTGGCCACGCGGCACACGGTGGGGACCCTCACCGATCGGCGCGGTCCTGCCTGGGCCGTGGTCGCCGGCGCCGCGACGTCCTCGCTCGCGGGGCTCGTCTACCTGGCGTCGGTTCCCTTCGCGGCCGGCGCCCCCACGGTGAGCCTGCTCGTGCTGATCCTGGGGCGCCTCGTGCTCGGGCTCGGGGAGAGCCTGGCCATGACGGGCGTGCTCGTGTGGGGCATCGGCCTCGTGGGGAAAGAGCGCGCCGGCCGCGCGATGGCGTGGATCGGCATCTCCATGTACGGGGCGTTCGCGGTGAACGCGCCGCTGGGCGCATTCCTCGGAAAAACGTACGGCTTCGGCGGTGCGGCGCTCCTCGCTGTGGTCGCGCCCATCGTGGCGCTGGGGGCGGTGTTCGCCACGCCCAAGCTCGATGCGTCGCGCGCGGCCGCGGTGCGCGTGCCGTTCCATCGGGTCATCGGGATCATCTGGCGCCAGGGGCTCGGCCTCGCCTTCGCGACCTTGGGGTTCGGCGCGCTCTCCGCGTTCGGGCCGCTCTACTACCAGGCCCACGGCTGGCCCGACGCGGCCTTTGCCCTGAGCGCCTTCGGGGCGGCGTACATCCTGGCGCGCCTCTTCTTTGCCACCTTGCCGGATCGCTTTGGCGGCGCGCGCACCGCCGTCGTCTTCTTGAGCATCGAGATCGTCGGGCAGCTCGTGCTCTGGCGCGCCAGCTCCCCGTCGTGGGCCGCGCTCGGCGCCACCTTGACGGGCTTCGGCTTCTCCCTCGTGTTCCCTTCGCTCGGCGTGGAAGCCGTACGCCGCGCACCCCCGGAGAGTCGCGGGGTCGTCCTCGGCGGGTACGTGGCGTTCTTCGACGTATCCATCGGCTTGCTCGTTCCCCTGGCGGGCGTTTTGGTCCGCGCCATGGGGTTCTCGTTCGCCTTCGTCCTCGGCGCCGCGAGCGCCGCCTTGGCGCTCGCGCTGACGTGGATGGCGTCCGCCCGCGCTCGGACGGGCGCCGGCCCCTAAAGCTTCTGCAAGAAGCTCTGAACGTTGGGCGCCTGGCGGGTGCGGTAGGCGGCGCACAGCTTGATGGCCTCCGTGGTCTGCGCCAGGATGCGCGGCCCGCCGAGGTAGCGCGGGGCGCGGTCGCGGAAGAAGCTCTCGAGATCGGCGCGGTGCGCCTCGTCGCAGAAGGCGGAGCCGGATTGCGCCAGGCGGGCGATGTCGTCGCGCGGGATGCGCGCGGCGAGCGCGTCGAAGTTTTGCTTCACGAAGTCGTAGGCGAGCTGGCGGGTGGCGGGGGCAGCCAGGGCGCCCCAGCGCAAGGTCGACGACTCGCGCGGATCGAACTCCTCCGACAGGAGCAGCGGCAAGCTCGCCCGCACGATCTCCGGATCGCGGAACTGCCCCAGCGCGTACAGGATCTGCGTGCGCTCGTGCCGGTCTTGGGCCTTGCGCGCCGCCGCCAAGGTTTGGTCGAACAGCGCGCGATCGCCCGTGCGCGTGGCGATGCCCAGCACCGCATCGACCATGTCCGCGTCGACCCCTTTGCGCTCGCCGAGCCAGCGCTGCGCGAGCTTCTTCGCCTCGGCCGCCAGCGCCCGATCCTCGCCTTGATCGGCCACCAACGACACCAGCGATTGACGGAGCAGCCGCGTGTCGTCGCTCTCGCCCGCGCGGGGCACGAAGCCCAGCTTGCGCGCGCGGGGCCCGTACGTGTCGCGGATGAAGCGCGCGTACTTCGGCCGAAGCGCCGCCGGGAACATCTCCGTGTCGCGCAGACCCGACACCAGCTCGATCGTGGCCGCCACCACCGCGCCCGACGGATCGTTCGCCAGCTTCGGCACCACCGCCAGCGCGTCCGCGTACGAGACCTTGCCGTTTTGCACCAGCGCCGACAGATCGGAGAGCAGCGCCGTCTTCTCCGCTGCGGAGAAGCTCTTGGACCCGCTGTCCAGGAGCTTGCGCAGCAGATCGCCCTCGTAGTGCACGCGGTAGTAGCCGCGCGCGTCGGCGTTGGCCTCCACCCACGCCGGGCACGACGCGGCCTCGGGGAGCGCCACCTCGCTCTTCGCCTCGGTGAGCAAGGTGCACGCGAGCGCATCGCCTTTCTTGCCCGGGTAGCGCGCGCACACGGGGATTTGCCACCTGGCGTCCGTGCTGCCCTCGGAGCCGAGCGGCAGATAGCGCGCTTGCGAGAGGGCGAGCTTGGGCGGCTGCCCCGCGTCGCACCGCAACGAGGCGGTGACCAGCGGTACGCCGGGTTGATTCAGGAACGAGCCGAACGCGCCGATGAGCGGCGCTTGGTTCCCCTCGAACACGGCGGAGAGGAATTGATCGGCGGTGGCCGTCCCGTGCGCGTACTTGGCCAGGTAGCGCTGGACGCCTGCGCGAAAGACCTCGGGGCTGGCCCATGTCTCGAACATGCGGATGACGGCGGCGCCCTTGCGGTAGGTGATGTCGTCGAACGCGTTCTTGACGTCGTCCTTGCCGAGGATCGGCTGGCGGATGCGGCGCGCGCTCACCAAGCTGTCGTTGCGCATCGCCCGGTCCGTGTGAAGGACGCGGCTCGCGCCCTCGTTCCACTCGGGCTTCCACCGCTCCAGGGTGCGGCTGGTCATCCAGGTGGCGAAGGCTTCGTTGAGCCAGATATCGTCCCACCACGCGGTGGTCACCAGGTCCCCGAACCACTGGTGCGCGAACTCGTGCGTCGCCACCGAGGTGTAGGCATGGCGAAAGCGCGTGGTCTCCCGCTCCGGGCGCGAGAGAATGAGCCTCTGGTGGAAGGTGATGAGCCCGGGGTTCTCCATGGCCCCGCCCCCCATCGGCACATCGATGCAGTCGAGCTTTTCGTACGGGTAGGGGATACCGAAGTACGCCTCGAGCTCGTTGAGTACCTGGGGGGATACTTCCTTTGCAAAGCGCGCCTCGGCCGCTCGGCCATGCGGCACGATGATGCGAATGGGGGTGCGATTTTTTCCTGCGGTGCCGGCGTCGACCACGTCGAACGGGCCCACGCCGAGGGCCACGAGGTAGCTCGGCAGCGGCTTGGTCTCCGCGAACTGAACGATCTTGTAATCGCCCTCGATCTTCTCCGAAACGGAAGGCGTATTGGCGAACGCCTGCTGGTCGCGTTTGACCTTGAGGCGGATCTTCCAAGGCGTCTTGAACCCGGGCTCGTCGAAGCACGGAAACGCCCGGCGCGCATCCATCGATTCGAAGTGGGTGAAGACGTACCACTGGTCGCCTTCTTTTTGCTTGAAGAGGCCGTGTGAGTTCTTGCGCGAGAGCTCACCCGAGTAATCGAGCACCAAGGTGGCTTTTCCGGCGGCGAGCGGCTGCGCGACCTGGATGCCCACGAAGTCCTCGCCGCCCGGGATCACCTTGGCCGGCGCGCCGTTCACCGTGGCCGTGCGAACCTCGATGCCCGAAGCATTGAGCCACACCACATCCGAGGGCGCCATGAGCTCGACGCCAATGGTGATATGGCCGTCGAAGCGCTCCTCCGTGGGCACCACCGTCAAGGTGGCGTCGTAGGCCGTGGGCTTGATCGACTCGGGCAGGCGCAAGGCCGGCGGCTTTGGCGCGGCAGCTCCGGGGGCGGAGGCCACGGGGGCCGGGCCCGACGCGGCCGGTGCAACGGGTGCGGCCTTTGCGGGCTCCGTGGCGTCGTGCGCTTGGCAGCCTGCGAGCGCCAAGAAAATAGCGAATAGGGAGGTGCATCCAATCTGGCGCATGGTCTTTCCTCCATATCGCGCCTTGGATGCCCAGGCGATACCGATTTTCGAACGATTGAAAAGGATTGAAGAAGACGGAGGACGAAACTTTTCTATGTGGCGAGCCGATAAAGCTTTTCCCCAGCGTGGTGAACCACCAGGACTCCCTCGTCCTCGCGCCCTTCGAAGGCCTGCACATCGAGGGTGCGCGGGTCGCAATAGCCGAGGCCGATGCGGTGGCATCGCTCTTCGGAAATGCCGGTCGCCAGGGTGACGCGAATGCGCGGATGTTCGGCTTCTTGCGCTGCGTCATACGTTCCGGCGCCGCGGACGTGGGTGCTGTGCGCCAAGATGGCCCACGGCAAATCGCGAAAGCGCTCCCACTGCGCAACGAAGTAGTCGCGCACGTGGTAGCCCACACGGTCGATCCAGGCGCCGTGTGTGTACGACACTTCTCGAAGATGAGGCGCGTACACGATCACCTCGCCGCCGTCCGCCAGGATCGGCTCGGTCTTGTAGACGGCCTTGGCGGCGGTCCAGAGATCGTCGTAGCGCGCGGCCGGCATCGACAGCACGGTGCGAAACGGGCGCGGAACGCGGACGATGTTCAGCTCCCGCGAGAGCTCCGCCGCCGCCCGAAAGGCCTCTTGGTGGGCGCCGAGCCACATGCCGTGCAGCCGGTCGCCCTCGAGCACCATGGTCAGGCAGAGCACCTCGCAGGGGACGAAATCGGCCGCGCGATGGATCACCCGCCGCACCGGTGTATCGCGCACGCCGATGGTCTCCATGCTGGTGCAGAGCGCGCCCAGCCAGTGCGTAAAGTCGATGATCTCGGGCCCGGCCACCCCCGGAAAGAGGTACTTGGCCCCGCCGGAGAAGCCCGCCACCTCGTGCGGAAAGACGGGGCCGCAGAGCAGCACCACGTCGTACTCGGCGACGAGACGATTCAGGCGCACGGGGATCGCGCGGCTCAAAAGGCCGTCGCTGAGCGTGTGGGTCTCGGACTCCGAGATGACGCCGAAGGTTCGGAGCGCATCGTCATCGTCGTAGCGATGGTTGAGCACCCGAACCCCCGGGTAGCGCGCCGCCCGCTCCTCGGCGCCCATGCCCACCAGCCGCGCGATGGCCGGCTCCGGCATGGGCGGGTGGGTGCCGAGCGCGATCAAGTAGCCGAGCTCGCGCACCCGCGGCGCGAGCTGGTCGCAGAGGATCCGAAAGAGCAGGGGAACGGGCGCGGTGCGCGTGCCATCGGGCACGATGACGAGCACGCGCTTGCCGTCGAGCGGGCGCTCGGCGAGCGCGCCGGCGAGGAGGTCCTCCACCTCGGCATCGCGCAAGGTGGTGCTGGCGGAGCCCCGCCCTCGAAGCGCAGGCTCGCTCACGATCGGCGCTCCATCGTCATAGGGTGGGCCCGCGCATCCACGGCGCGAACTCCGCCTCGCCCAGGCCGAGCTGCTCGCTCTTGGTCGGCTTGCCCGAGGCGACGGCCAGCACCTCGTCGAGGATGCGCTCCCCCACGTCTTGGGGCGACGCTCCATCGAGGATGACGCCGCAGTCGATATCCATATCGTCCTCCATGCGCCGGTAGAGCGCCGAGTTGCTCGCCAGCTTGAGC contains these protein-coding regions:
- a CDS encoding MFS transporter, whose amino-acid sequence is MTTPSMAVTAGDPAAAPRSLLRALLPLCAFLFLCYSTIAIPLPLLPGQVHDVLGFDALMVAVVIGIQSLATLATRHTVGTLTDRRGPAWAVVAGAATSSLAGLVYLASVPFAAGAPTVSLLVLILGRLVLGLGESLAMTGVLVWGIGLVGKERAGRAMAWIGISMYGAFAVNAPLGAFLGKTYGFGGAALLAVVAPIVALGAVFATPKLDASRAAAVRVPFHRVIGIIWRQGLGLAFATLGFGALSAFGPLYYQAHGWPDAAFALSAFGAAYILARLFFATLPDRFGGARTAVVFLSIEIVGQLVLWRASSPSWAALGATLTGFGFSLVFPSLGVEAVRRAPPESRGVVLGGYVAFFDVSIGLLVPLAGVLVRAMGFSFAFVLGAASAALALALTWMASARARTGAGP
- a CDS encoding lactate racemase domain-containing protein, translated to MSEPALRGRGSASTTLRDAEVEDLLAGALAERPLDGKRVLVIVPDGTRTAPVPLLFRILCDQLAPRVRELGYLIALGTHPPMPEPAIARLVGMGAEERAARYPGVRVLNHRYDDDDALRTFGVISESETHTLSDGLLSRAIPVRLNRLVAEYDVVLLCGPVFPHEVAGFSGGAKYLFPGVAGPEIIDFTHWLGALCTSMETIGVRDTPVRRVIHRAADFVPCEVLCLTMVLEGDRLHGMWLGAHQEAFRAAAELSRELNIVRVPRPFRTVLSMPAARYDDLWTAAKAVYKTEPILADGGEVIVYAPHLREVSYTHGAWIDRVGYHVRDYFVAQWERFRDLPWAILAHSTHVRGAGTYDAAQEAEHPRIRVTLATGISEERCHRIGLGYCDPRTLDVQAFEGREDEGVLVVHHAGEKLYRLAT
- a CDS encoding M1 family metallopeptidase, which encodes MRQIGCTSLFAIFLALAGCQAHDATEPAKAAPVAPAASGPAPVASAPGAAAPKPPALRLPESIKPTAYDATLTVVPTEERFDGHITIGVELMAPSDVVWLNASGIEVRTATVNGAPAKVIPGGEDFVGIQVAQPLAAGKATLVLDYSGELSRKNSHGLFKQKEGDQWYVFTHFESMDARRAFPCFDEPGFKTPWKIRLKVKRDQQAFANTPSVSEKIEGDYKIVQFAETKPLPSYLVALGVGPFDVVDAGTAGKNRTPIRIIVPHGRAAEARFAKEVSPQVLNELEAYFGIPYPYEKLDCIDVPMGGGAMENPGLITFHQRLILSRPERETTRFRHAYTSVATHEFAHQWFGDLVTTAWWDDIWLNEAFATWMTSRTLERWKPEWNEGASRVLHTDRAMRNDSLVSARRIRQPILGKDDVKNAFDDITYRKGAAVIRMFETWASPEVFRAGVQRYLAKYAHGTATADQFLSAVFEGNQAPLIGAFGSFLNQPGVPLVTASLRCDAGQPPKLALSQARYLPLGSEGSTDARWQIPVCARYPGKKGDALACTLLTEAKSEVALPEAASCPAWVEANADARGYYRVHYEGDLLRKLLDSGSKSFSAAEKTALLSDLSALVQNGKVSYADALAVVPKLANDPSGAVVAATIELVSGLRDTEMFPAALRPKYARFIRDTYGPRARKLGFVPRAGESDDTRLLRQSLVSLVADQGEDRALAAEAKKLAQRWLGERKGVDADMVDAVLGIATRTGDRALFDQTLAAARKAQDRHERTQILYALGQFRDPEIVRASLPLLLSEEFDPRESSTLRWGALAAPATRQLAYDFVKQNFDALAARIPRDDIARLAQSGSAFCDEAHRADLESFFRDRAPRYLGGPRILAQTTEAIKLCAAYRTRQAPNVQSFLQKL